In Halobaculum magnesiiphilum, the following proteins share a genomic window:
- a CDS encoding Na+/H+ antiporter NhaC family protein, translating to MAEFGALSLVPPLLAIVLAIATRKAVLSLFLGIWSGGVIVTGGLGLGQTFDWIAAAIGDSVFHAQIIIFTLLLGSAVAMIWRLGGSHAVRNWAIDRIDTKRKAGVAAWLLGVVLFFDDYANTAVVGSTMKDVSDHLKVSREKLSYLVDSTAAPVATLAISSWVAFQLSMIESGYEATGLAADEIPDTFEVYLQSIPYNMYAILAIVMVGIVVISQRDYGEMLTAEHRAAETGKVTRDDARPMQDVEAELGEPNVDDPKLLSFFLPILVLIGVTVGSALWTGYGPGATLYDMVTGADYAVALIFGSFAMVATTYALGYAYGLLSLGESVDTTIDGFGIMLTAVTILVLAWGIGNVVEALGTGDVVAAWAESAGLSAELLPVVVLFTAAFIAFSTGSSWGTMGIVTPIAVPVAWNIAGTHTMVAVMVGMVFSGAIFGDHSSPISDTTVLSSTFTGADLIDHVRTQIYYAITVVVVVAGLMLVWGFTRISPFVLLPVGVLALVGLVYGLSEFDARRRGLDPKSAGSSPDVPTADD from the coding sequence ATGGCAGAATTCGGCGCGCTCTCGCTCGTCCCGCCGCTGCTGGCCATCGTGCTCGCGATCGCGACCCGGAAGGCGGTGCTGTCGCTGTTCCTGGGCATCTGGTCCGGCGGCGTCATCGTCACGGGCGGGCTCGGGCTCGGACAGACCTTCGACTGGATCGCCGCCGCGATCGGCGACAGCGTGTTCCACGCCCAGATCATCATCTTCACCCTGCTGCTGGGGTCGGCGGTGGCGATGATCTGGCGGCTGGGCGGCTCACACGCCGTCCGGAACTGGGCGATCGACCGCATCGACACGAAACGAAAGGCGGGCGTCGCGGCGTGGCTCCTGGGCGTCGTCTTGTTCTTCGACGACTACGCCAACACGGCCGTCGTCGGGAGCACGATGAAGGACGTCTCCGATCACCTGAAGGTCTCCCGGGAGAAGCTGTCCTATCTCGTCGACTCCACGGCGGCGCCGGTCGCGACGCTCGCGATCTCCTCGTGGGTCGCGTTCCAGCTGTCGATGATCGAGTCGGGCTACGAGGCGACGGGGTTGGCCGCCGACGAGATCCCGGACACCTTCGAGGTGTACCTGCAGTCGATCCCGTACAACATGTACGCGATCCTGGCGATCGTGATGGTCGGGATCGTCGTGATCAGCCAGCGCGATTACGGGGAAATGCTCACGGCCGAACACCGCGCCGCCGAGACCGGCAAGGTGACCCGCGACGACGCCCGACCCATGCAGGACGTCGAGGCGGAGCTCGGCGAGCCGAACGTCGACGACCCGAAGCTGCTGTCGTTCTTCCTGCCCATCCTGGTGCTGATCGGGGTCACCGTCGGCTCGGCGCTGTGGACGGGCTACGGGCCCGGCGCGACGCTGTACGACATGGTCACCGGCGCCGACTACGCGGTCGCGTTGATCTTCGGGTCGTTCGCGATGGTAGCGACGACGTACGCGCTCGGGTACGCCTACGGGCTGCTCTCGCTGGGCGAGAGCGTCGACACCACCATCGACGGCTTCGGGATCATGCTGACGGCGGTGACGATCCTCGTGCTCGCGTGGGGGATCGGCAACGTCGTCGAGGCGCTCGGCACGGGCGACGTGGTCGCCGCTTGGGCCGAGTCGGCCGGCCTCTCGGCGGAACTGCTCCCGGTCGTCGTGCTGTTCACCGCCGCGTTCATCGCCTTCTCGACGGGGAGCTCCTGGGGAACGATGGGCATCGTGACCCCGATCGCCGTGCCCGTCGCCTGGAACATCGCCGGCACCCACACGATGGTCGCGGTCATGGTCGGGATGGTCTTCTCCGGGGCCATCTTCGGCGACCACTCCTCGCCGATCTCGGACACGACGGTGCTCTCCTCGACGTTCACCGGCGCGGACCTCATCGACCACGTCCGGACGCAGATCTACTACGCGATCACCGTCGTGGTCGTGGTGGCCGGGCTGATGCTCGTCTGGGGGTTCACCCGGATCAGCCCGTTCGTGCTGCTCCCGGTCGGCGTGCTGGCGCTGGTCGGGCTCGTCTACGGCCTCTCGGAGTTCGACGCCCGGCGTCGCGGCCTCGACCCGAAGTCCGCCGGTTCCTCACCGGACGTGCCGACGGCGGACGACTGA
- a CDS encoding helix-turn-helix domain-containing protein, with protein sequence MERGIAGTTNGETGVRVRLDIWHPDCWTLRVTESTEGGLLGHGVHTIDGRATGRFTAYGESTEIVDELIAAITESPLTHSVWETDEQRSVPEPVAGHATRGIVVEYDIENSINDALVARGFIPDEPVRIADGREYWTVLVNESRETVHDRLEEVRAEKNADVRVELITAPSAGTGMFNTDDLSTRQREVYELARSEDYYTWPRETSAGELAERLDVSKATLLEHLRKAESKLLGA encoded by the coding sequence ATGGAACGCGGTATAGCGGGGACAACAAACGGCGAAACGGGCGTCCGTGTCAGACTCGACATCTGGCACCCCGACTGCTGGACGCTCCGCGTGACCGAGTCGACCGAGGGCGGGCTGCTGGGTCACGGCGTCCACACCATCGACGGGCGGGCGACGGGTCGGTTCACCGCCTACGGCGAGTCCACCGAGATCGTCGACGAGCTGATCGCGGCCATCACCGAGTCCCCGCTCACTCACTCGGTTTGGGAGACCGACGAGCAGCGGAGCGTTCCCGAGCCCGTCGCCGGTCACGCCACGCGCGGCATCGTCGTCGAGTACGACATCGAGAACAGCATCAACGACGCGCTCGTCGCTCGCGGGTTCATCCCCGACGAACCGGTCCGGATAGCGGACGGCCGCGAGTACTGGACCGTCCTCGTCAACGAGAGCCGCGAGACGGTCCACGATAGGTTGGAGGAGGTCCGCGCCGAGAAGAACGCCGACGTGCGCGTCGAGCTCATTACCGCCCCCTCCGCCGGGACAGGCATGTTCAACACGGACGACCTCTCGACGCGCCAGCGCGAGGTATACGAACTCGCCCGCAGCGAGGACTACTACACGTGGCCCAGGGAGACCAGCGCGGGCGAACTCGCCGAGCGGCTCGACGTCTCGAAGGCGACGTTGCTCGAACACCTCCGGAAGGCCGAGTCGAAGCTCCTCGGCGCGTAG
- a CDS encoding APC family permease: MSSTQRRDSNSLSRDIGLLGAVSTVVAGTLGAGLFVTLGTASSTTGPSVILVVVLSGILAMSIATNYSWMATIFPAAAGSYAYISRTFDSRLPGFVVTWSKWLGYMAADAALAIGFGSYLQVFYPNVTLPFGIDFTVGAGFGLLTVLFLVNLVGSKGYSVSQNVIFGALILSILVLVVPGTANIDAANYRPFFTGGFDGFIAAAVPLFYAYIGIAVAGQMGAEVKNPSRNLPLAMAGGTAILILLYVWTAAVIYGVVSDYTVLANSARPLATAAEVFLGEAGTAIVAIGGLLATASSVHAVMAAGIKMPYSWAWDEVFPTQFVAVSDRFGTPHFSLLTLYVVASALTFWSTGLAQAIAIATFSYLIAYFSVSVTVLYILLGDTGLGEAAGFDLGYGLFATAVVAIIGSGALLTQAYQGSLQVYVPWMVVGLAVFGAYWYRGKQSDTDVEAILATLPGVHSTDAEHDPDIEVTSDD; the protein is encoded by the coding sequence ATGTCATCCACACAGAGACGCGACAGTAACAGCCTCTCGCGCGATATCGGGTTGCTCGGTGCGGTCAGCACCGTGGTCGCCGGCACGCTCGGCGCCGGACTGTTCGTGACGCTCGGGACGGCCTCCTCGACCACGGGGCCGAGCGTCATCCTCGTCGTCGTGCTCTCGGGGATCCTGGCGATGAGCATCGCGACCAACTACTCCTGGATGGCGACCATCTTCCCGGCCGCCGCGGGGTCGTACGCGTACATCTCACGGACGTTCGACAGCCGCCTCCCGGGCTTCGTCGTCACGTGGTCGAAGTGGCTCGGCTACATGGCCGCCGACGCCGCCCTCGCGATCGGGTTCGGGAGCTACTTACAGGTGTTCTACCCGAACGTGACGCTCCCGTTCGGCATCGACTTCACCGTCGGCGCCGGCTTCGGGCTGCTCACCGTCCTCTTTCTCGTGAACCTCGTCGGGTCGAAGGGGTACAGCGTCTCCCAGAACGTCATCTTCGGCGCGCTGATCCTGTCCATCCTCGTTCTCGTCGTTCCGGGGACGGCGAACATCGACGCGGCGAACTACCGGCCGTTCTTCACCGGCGGGTTCGACGGGTTCATCGCGGCCGCCGTGCCGCTGTTTTACGCCTACATCGGCATCGCCGTCGCCGGGCAGATGGGCGCCGAGGTGAAGAACCCCTCGCGGAACCTCCCGCTGGCGATGGCCGGCGGCACGGCCATCCTCATCCTGCTGTACGTCTGGACCGCGGCGGTCATCTACGGGGTCGTCAGCGACTACACGGTGCTGGCGAACTCCGCCCGGCCGCTCGCCACCGCCGCCGAGGTGTTCCTCGGCGAAGCGGGCACCGCCATCGTCGCGATCGGCGGCCTGCTCGCGACGGCCTCCAGCGTGCACGCGGTGATGGCCGCCGGCATCAAGATGCCGTACTCGTGGGCGTGGGACGAGGTGTTCCCGACGCAGTTCGTCGCCGTCAGCGACCGGTTCGGGACGCCGCACTTCTCGCTGTTGACGCTGTACGTCGTCGCCTCGGCGCTGACGTTCTGGTCGACCGGGCTGGCGCAGGCCATCGCCATCGCCACGTTCAGCTACCTCATCGCGTACTTCAGCGTCTCGGTGACCGTGTTGTACATCCTCCTCGGCGACACCGGCCTCGGCGAGGCGGCCGGCTTCGATCTCGGCTACGGGCTGTTCGCCACGGCGGTCGTCGCCATCATCGGCTCCGGCGCCCTCCTGACGCAGGCGTATCAGGGGTCGCTCCAAGTGTATGTCCCCTGGATGGTCGTCGGCCTCGCCGTCTTCGGCGCCTACTGGTACCGCGGCAAGCAGTCGGACACGGACGTGGAGGCCATCCTCGCGACGCTGCCGGGCGTCCACTCCACGGACGCGGAACACGACCCGGACATCGAGGTAACGTCCGATGACTGA
- a CDS encoding FAD-dependent oxidoreductase, whose product MVLESVAEYDESAVGDVGAHAVVGGGSMAGLLSARVLADGYDRVTLLERDPLPDEAVARPGIPQANHVHVMLEPARVILEALFDGYQSELQPAGGVIIDACRELDYYENGAVLAAAEPEMLMPCASRALFEQITRRRVAATAGVTIRDECHVTEYETAADAATVEGVSFIDPNGDETLLDADLVVDATGRRSKTPRWLDEHGYPTPRTQRVEIDLAYGTVILDRPAADTSAYLCAPSAPTTRGGTAVPIEADRWLVTLFGLHGDHPPSDRPGYLGFADALPSDQLATLLREREWRSDEIARYPFPASEWRRYDDLERFPDGLVVTGDAIASFNPIYGQGMSAAALDALQLHHTIANGPENIGVRFFDRVADHLDVVWQIAVGADFEFEETTGTKPTGVGLFNRYVDRVVATAHTDATVAEAFYRVLRLEREPTSLFHPHIAARVLWPS is encoded by the coding sequence ATGGTACTCGAATCGGTCGCCGAGTACGACGAGTCAGCGGTCGGTGACGTGGGCGCACACGCCGTCGTCGGCGGCGGGAGCATGGCAGGGTTGCTGTCCGCTCGCGTGCTCGCCGACGGATACGACCGGGTGACGCTCCTCGAACGGGACCCGCTGCCGGACGAGGCCGTCGCACGTCCGGGCATCCCGCAGGCGAACCATGTCCACGTGATGCTCGAGCCCGCCCGCGTGATTCTCGAAGCCCTCTTCGACGGCTACCAGTCGGAGCTGCAACCCGCCGGCGGGGTCATCATCGACGCCTGTCGGGAGTTGGACTACTACGAGAACGGCGCTGTGTTGGCGGCCGCGGAGCCGGAGATGTTGATGCCCTGCGCCAGCAGAGCGCTGTTCGAACAGATCACGCGACGACGCGTCGCCGCGACGGCCGGAGTCACGATCCGGGACGAGTGTCACGTCACCGAGTACGAGACTGCCGCCGACGCGGCCACGGTCGAGGGCGTCTCGTTCATTGACCCCAACGGCGACGAGACACTGCTCGACGCCGATCTCGTCGTCGACGCGACGGGACGCAGGTCGAAGACGCCACGGTGGCTCGATGAGCACGGATACCCGACGCCTCGGACACAGCGGGTCGAGATCGATCTCGCCTACGGTACCGTGATACTTGATCGCCCCGCCGCGGACACGTCGGCGTACCTGTGTGCTCCGTCCGCGCCGACTACGAGAGGCGGGACGGCAGTTCCGATCGAAGCGGATCGATGGCTGGTGACGCTGTTCGGACTGCACGGCGATCACCCGCCGTCGGACCGGCCTGGATACCTCGGGTTCGCTGACGCGCTGCCGTCCGATCAACTCGCGACGTTGCTCCGGGAACGCGAGTGGCGGAGCGACGAGATCGCGCGGTATCCGTTTCCGGCCAGCGAGTGGCGTCGGTACGATGACCTCGAACGGTTCCCGGACGGACTTGTCGTGACCGGGGACGCGATCGCGAGCTTCAATCCGATCTACGGGCAGGGAATGTCCGCGGCCGCGCTCGACGCGCTGCAACTGCATCACACGATCGCGAACGGCCCCGAGAACATCGGCGTCCGATTCTTCGACCGTGTCGCTGACCACCTCGATGTCGTGTGGCAGATAGCGGTGGGCGCGGACTTCGAGTTCGAGGAAACGACGGGAACGAAGCCGACCGGTGTCGGGCTGTTCAATCGCTACGTGGACCGGGTGGTTGCCACTGCCCACACCGACGCCACCGTCGCCGAGGCGTTCTACCGGGTGCTCCGGCTCGAACGCGAACCGACCAGTTTGTTCCACCCGCACATCGCCGCCCGCGTCCTCTGGCCGTCATGA
- a CDS encoding PQQ-binding-like beta-propeller repeat protein, which yields MSESSEWLMHGPDAAQTSAVNGTGPTDTVVVSPLVETGQSLTAGPVHIDDTLYIGENGYPDDDTHVYAIDAADGSVRWNAAVDSVDAQSLAITGDTLIVVESLTPFDGETAGAITALNRHTGAVRWRTETDDCVLAAPTVVDGTVYVGCTDQTLYALSVASGEIEWTYETLGDIFSPPAVVDGTVYVGGGEYIYAIDADDGTRRWWFETDDHDLFDAPPGGGTRNAIAVANGTAYVGSGDGLLYALDATTGTVEWRFRPTEVNTTSGAPSITSSPAVADGDVYFATAGDEVYSVSAADGVEQWSVSVPRSGDARPIVTDEMLYLGAGVLRGFDRETGAERWKATAIRGGQYPILVDETLYVPGNDRTLYAVR from the coding sequence ATGAGTGAGTCGTCAGAATGGCTGATGCACGGGCCTGATGCCGCACAGACATCTGCGGTCAACGGAACGGGACCAACCGATACCGTCGTCGTCTCACCGCTAGTCGAGACGGGACAGTCGCTTACAGCGGGCCCCGTCCACATCGATGACACGCTGTATATCGGCGAGAACGGGTATCCCGATGACGACACGCACGTGTATGCGATCGACGCGGCGGACGGGAGCGTCCGGTGGAACGCGGCTGTGGACTCAGTCGATGCACAATCGCTCGCGATCACTGGAGACACGCTGATCGTCGTCGAGAGTCTGACTCCATTCGACGGTGAGACCGCCGGCGCGATCACTGCACTCAACCGCCATACTGGTGCTGTTCGGTGGCGAACGGAGACGGACGACTGTGTTCTCGCGGCACCGACAGTTGTCGATGGCACAGTGTATGTCGGCTGTACCGATCAAACACTGTACGCGCTCAGTGTGGCGTCCGGGGAGATCGAGTGGACGTACGAGACGCTCGGCGACATCTTCTCGCCACCCGCAGTAGTCGACGGCACGGTGTACGTAGGCGGCGGGGAGTACATCTATGCGATCGATGCGGACGACGGAACCCGACGCTGGTGGTTCGAGACCGACGATCACGACCTGTTCGACGCGCCGCCCGGCGGGGGAACGCGCAACGCGATCGCCGTCGCCAACGGAACTGCATACGTCGGATCCGGGGACGGGTTGTTGTATGCACTCGACGCGACGACCGGGACGGTCGAGTGGCGGTTCCGGCCCACGGAGGTAAACACGACCTCCGGGGCCCCGTCGATCACGTCCTCCCCGGCCGTCGCTGACGGGGACGTCTACTTCGCAACCGCCGGTGACGAGGTGTACTCCGTGAGTGCGGCCGACGGGGTCGAGCAGTGGTCGGTTTCGGTTCCGCGGTCCGGCGATGCACGCCCGATCGTAACCGACGAGATGCTCTATCTCGGAGCGGGTGTGCTTCGCGGGTTCGACCGGGAGACGGGTGCCGAGCGGTGGAAGGCGACGGCGATCCGGGGCGGCCAATATCCGATCTTGGTCGATGAGACGTTGTACGTTCCGGGCAACGACAGGACGTTGTACGCAGTCCGATAA
- a CDS encoding M20 family metallopeptidase, with amino-acid sequence MTDVDPEEIIDLLQDLVRIPSPYFEEHECAEFVYEWLAERDLDPTYHHVSEPEITEYEGDNVIARLEGSDPDAPTLLLNAHMDTVKLVEAWDEDPCSGRIEDGKLYGQGACDMKGGLASVLVAFAALAERDLKGDVLLTAVVDEEGPYGLGTDRLIRDGYTDDVDMAVVTEPGPVLAQEDLENPALLLGARGRFLYDVTITGEAAHGSQPYKGVNAVVDAGMVADALDNLAVGSHPKLGDGSTCPILLEGGSQTLSVPESAHLMVDRHVVVGETEAGVRADAEEAIDALDIESEVAVSFRDAPDPDMTYGPYVTDEDHPLVGALQSASRTVTGKPPALGYFASVGDFNYLGDRADLPTVIVGPDGENIHSAGEFVYTDEVIEVAEMLVAAGEELLC; translated from the coding sequence ATGACTGACGTCGACCCGGAGGAGATCATCGACCTCCTCCAGGACCTCGTGCGGATCCCCAGTCCGTACTTCGAGGAACACGAGTGTGCCGAGTTCGTCTACGAGTGGCTCGCGGAGCGTGACCTCGACCCGACGTACCACCACGTCTCTGAACCCGAGATCACGGAGTACGAGGGCGACAACGTGATCGCTCGACTGGAGGGGTCGGACCCGGACGCGCCGACGCTCCTTCTGAACGCGCACATGGACACCGTGAAACTCGTCGAGGCGTGGGACGAGGACCCCTGCTCGGGCCGCATCGAGGACGGGAAGCTCTACGGCCAGGGCGCCTGCGACATGAAGGGCGGACTCGCGTCGGTCCTGGTCGCGTTCGCGGCGCTCGCGGAACGAGACCTGAAGGGTGACGTGCTTCTCACCGCTGTCGTCGACGAGGAGGGCCCCTACGGGCTCGGCACGGACCGGCTCATTCGCGACGGCTACACCGACGACGTGGACATGGCCGTCGTCACCGAACCGGGGCCCGTCCTCGCGCAGGAGGACCTCGAAAACCCCGCGCTGTTGCTCGGCGCACGCGGTCGGTTCCTCTACGACGTGACGATTACGGGCGAGGCCGCCCACGGCTCGCAGCCGTACAAGGGGGTCAACGCGGTCGTCGACGCCGGGATGGTCGCGGACGCGCTCGACAACCTAGCCGTGGGATCGCATCCGAAGCTGGGCGACGGCTCGACCTGTCCGATCCTGCTCGAAGGCGGAAGCCAGACGCTCTCGGTGCCCGAGTCGGCCCACCTCATGGTCGACCGGCACGTCGTCGTCGGCGAGACCGAAGCGGGGGTCCGTGCCGACGCCGAGGAGGCGATCGACGCGCTCGACATCGAGAGCGAGGTGGCGGTGTCCTTCCGAGACGCACCCGACCCGGACATGACGTACGGTCCCTACGTCACCGACGAGGACCACCCGCTGGTAGGGGCGCTGCAGTCAGCCTCGCGCACGGTCACCGGCAAGCCCCCCGCACTCGGCTACTTCGCCAGCGTCGGGGACTTCAACTACCTCGGCGACCGGGCCGACCTGCCGACGGTCATCGTCGGCCCCGACGGCGAGAACATCCACAGCGCGGGCGAGTTCGTCTACACCGACGAGGTGATCGAGGTGGCGGAGATGCTCGTGGCGGCGGGAGAAGAGCTGCTGTGTTGA
- a CDS encoding site-2 protease family protein: MRSYTITEIWDIPIRINTSLLIFLPVLAWLIGSGQQIAFYAGIIEGFTGVGFDLAVLGAGATPWVIGIAAAVGLFVSVLFHELGHSWVALRYDIGIESITLWILGGLAALESVPKEWNREFWIAIAGPVVSVLVAAVCYAGALVVPGSIPVTRFVLGYLAFTNLLLAGFNLLPAFPMDGGRIFRALLARSRPYGTATRIAARVGVVFAFLFAIVGVVSFNIVMLLLAFFVYGAATTESRTVLLDELLEGITVGDIMTRDPPTVSVDTTIEELGSRMLRDRQTVHLVTDDAGAVVGLVSLSGLRSVRGDDRGSTRVEAVMQEVPRVDASADAFDTLATLNQAGGSTAIVEEAGELVGILTESDYAHAMTVRKGFRSGISG, encoded by the coding sequence GTGCGAAGCTACACCATCACGGAGATCTGGGACATCCCGATCCGCATCAACACCTCGCTGTTGATCTTCCTGCCCGTGCTCGCGTGGCTCATCGGTAGCGGCCAGCAGATCGCGTTCTACGCCGGGATCATCGAGGGGTTCACCGGCGTCGGGTTCGACCTGGCGGTCCTCGGCGCCGGCGCGACGCCGTGGGTGATCGGCATCGCGGCCGCGGTCGGCCTGTTCGTGAGCGTCCTGTTCCACGAACTCGGCCACTCGTGGGTCGCGTTGCGCTACGACATCGGGATCGAGTCGATCACGCTGTGGATCCTCGGCGGGCTCGCCGCCCTGGAGTCGGTACCCAAGGAGTGGAACCGCGAGTTCTGGATCGCCATCGCCGGCCCGGTCGTGAGCGTGCTCGTCGCCGCCGTGTGTTACGCGGGCGCGCTCGTCGTCCCGGGTTCCATCCCGGTCACGCGGTTCGTCCTCGGCTACCTCGCGTTCACGAACCTCCTGTTGGCCGGGTTCAACCTCCTGCCCGCGTTTCCGATGGACGGCGGCCGGATCTTCCGGGCGCTCCTGGCTCGCTCTCGACCGTACGGCACCGCGACGCGGATCGCCGCACGGGTCGGCGTCGTCTTCGCCTTCCTGTTCGCCATCGTCGGCGTCGTCTCGTTCAACATCGTCATGCTCCTGCTGGCGTTCTTCGTCTACGGCGCCGCGACGACGGAGTCACGGACGGTCCTGCTGGATGAACTCCTCGAGGGGATCACCGTCGGCGACATCATGACGCGCGATCCCCCGACCGTCTCGGTGGACACCACGATCGAGGAGCTGGGCTCCCGGATGCTTCGCGACCGGCAGACCGTCCACCTCGTCACAGATGACGCCGGGGCGGTCGTCGGGCTCGTCTCGCTGTCCGGGCTCCGTTCGGTTCGGGGGGACGACCGCGGGTCGACCCGGGTCGAGGCGGTGATGCAGGAGGTTCCGCGGGTCGACGCGAGCGCGGACGCCTTCGACACGCTCGCCACGTTGAACCAGGCAGGCGGGTCGACCGCCATCGTCGAGGAGGCGGGCGAGCTCGTCGGTATCCTGACCGAATCGGACTACGCGCACGCCATGACGGTCCGCAAGGGGTTCCGAAGCGGGATCAGTGGGTAG
- a CDS encoding ABC transporter substrate-binding protein — translation MLTCPVTARVPNRGYPSHSVLRADVLGCKLPQGLSVTFFDSGDVFTRLSVDANTMEESSADNDHHTQTRRRVLAGASTAVVTSAVAGCSGRTGSTPTNTPTDSESETATPSSEPSTDTPRAGGVFTYGLSSQPDTMNVLRTGSAYAGVALDLVYERGTTVDPFTYEVRPNVYTDWAIEETSDGGADVYIDVRDGLTWNDGEEFTVDDVLFTYRYLLEHEPSRYVSLLEPIESVEAASGDWDVHLRLSDVISTWETRQVGGVPLLPEHQWAGTDPQTYEPTENGGPVGLGPGRVTTFDPATAMQVTFRDDYESLSSLDWIEEHEDLVAGGPYLDAVNYRIYGSQSALVRAYFQGEVDAVYGSLKPSYIDQAESQEGTQLVDGYSSGFAFFGFNLRRTPFDDITFRQAISMAFDDIYWTDRLQRGYAYDGDYPHPPGYRAVRPESVYDGELLTDPATEAFAFRGSSGVTDIEGIRAFLTDGEVIDGTGGTYVGKEYPGTLSGVTASRSSSRHDYSLGPIESETLREHEGSEQELYVDGTALSEAHGGPISLLMDPPKKKPAEAQMIETWIMTLRSLGVPIEMSPISFNSLVQRVFYEEEYDMFPMAWADTSPYGTHLYRYFHSSRADDHSDGNQDTPSYNATGYGLVNAGADGFLETMRQSLDPEERNRAAAKAIERIYLDCPYMTWYYPKTRWGVDGQNFDGYVNDIASPYYANWPLTVQQLHRTE, via the coding sequence GTGCTCACGTGCCCGGTTACAGCCAGGGTACCTAACCGAGGATATCCCTCACACAGCGTTCTACGAGCCGATGTCCTCGGCTGTAAACTACCCCAAGGGTTATCTGTCACATTCTTTGATTCGGGCGACGTGTTCACGCGGTTATCAGTCGACGCGAACACGATGGAGGAGTCATCGGCCGACAACGACCACCACACACAAACACGCCGCCGTGTCTTGGCGGGGGCCTCGACCGCCGTAGTTACCTCCGCAGTCGCAGGTTGTTCCGGTCGAACCGGGAGTACACCCACGAACACACCGACGGACTCCGAATCCGAGACGGCCACACCAAGCAGCGAGCCATCGACCGACACCCCTCGAGCGGGTGGTGTGTTCACCTACGGGCTCTCCTCCCAACCGGATACGATGAACGTCCTCCGGACCGGGAGTGCCTACGCCGGCGTCGCGCTGGATCTCGTCTACGAGCGAGGGACGACGGTCGATCCGTTCACCTACGAGGTGCGTCCGAACGTCTACACCGACTGGGCCATCGAAGAGACGAGCGACGGCGGTGCGGATGTGTATATTGACGTCCGCGACGGGCTGACGTGGAACGACGGTGAAGAGTTCACCGTTGACGATGTTCTGTTCACGTACCGCTACCTCCTCGAACACGAACCCAGTCGGTATGTGAGCCTGCTCGAGCCCATCGAATCGGTCGAAGCCGCCTCGGGGGACTGGGACGTTCACCTGCGTCTGTCCGACGTGATCAGCACGTGGGAAACCAGACAGGTCGGCGGGGTTCCGTTGCTTCCGGAGCACCAGTGGGCCGGGACCGACCCCCAGACGTACGAACCGACCGAGAACGGGGGCCCGGTCGGTCTCGGTCCTGGTCGGGTAACGACGTTCGACCCAGCCACGGCGATGCAGGTAACGTTCCGCGACGACTACGAGAGTCTCTCCTCCCTGGACTGGATCGAGGAGCACGAGGACCTGGTCGCCGGTGGCCCCTACCTCGACGCGGTGAACTACCGGATCTACGGAAGCCAAAGCGCGTTGGTCCGGGCGTACTTCCAAGGGGAGGTCGACGCAGTGTACGGGAGCCTGAAACCATCGTACATTGACCAAGCGGAGTCACAGGAGGGAACGCAGCTGGTCGATGGGTACAGCAGCGGCTTCGCGTTCTTCGGCTTCAACCTCCGGCGGACCCCGTTCGACGACATCACGTTCCGACAAGCCATCTCGATGGCGTTCGACGACATCTACTGGACGGATCGGCTTCAACGAGGGTACGCGTACGACGGGGATTATCCCCACCCGCCCGGCTACCGTGCCGTTCGTCCGGAGTCCGTGTACGATGGGGAGCTTCTTACGGATCCCGCAACCGAGGCATTCGCGTTCCGAGGGTCGAGTGGCGTGACCGACATCGAGGGGATCCGTGCGTTCCTCACGGACGGTGAGGTTATCGATGGAACGGGCGGTACCTACGTCGGGAAGGAGTATCCGGGTACTCTTTCGGGGGTAACCGCCAGCCGGTCCAGTTCGCGTCATGACTACTCGCTCGGTCCGATCGAGAGCGAGACGTTGCGGGAACACGAAGGGTCGGAACAGGAACTCTACGTCGATGGGACTGCACTCTCGGAGGCACACGGCGGCCCGATCAGTCTGTTGATGGACCCCCCGAAGAAGAAACCGGCCGAGGCGCAGATGATCGAAACGTGGATCATGACGCTCAGGAGCTTAGGCGTCCCCATCGAGATGTCGCCCATCTCGTTCAACTCGCTTGTGCAGCGTGTCTTCTACGAGGAAGAGTACGACATGTTCCCGATGGCCTGGGCCGATACCTCGCCATACGGGACTCACCTGTACCGGTACTTCCACTCGTCACGTGCAGACGACCACAGCGACGGGAACCAGGATACCCCGAGTTACAATGCGACAGGGTACGGCCTTGTCAACGCCGGCGCAGACGGCTTCCTAGAGACGATGCGCCAGAGTCTGGATCCCGAAGAGCGCAACCGTGCGGCGGCCAAGGCGATCGAACGCATCTATCTTGATTGCCCGTACATGACCTGGTATTATCCAAAGACCCGCTGGGGCGTGGACGGGCAGAACTTCGATGGCTACGTCAACGATATCGCCAGCCCCTATTACGCGAATTGGCCGCTGACGGTCCAGCAGCTTCACCGGACGGAATGA